A genome region from Acinetobacter sp. YWS30-1 includes the following:
- a CDS encoding AAA family ATPase, with protein MIIWINGPFGAGKTTLAKRLRDRRSKSLIFDPEEIGFVVKETVPMPASGDYQDLPLWRGLTIAAVREIRRNYSQDIIIPMTLVHPDYLTEILDGVRRIDDQLLHIFLTLNEDLLRHRIANQTMHPDPNRNAEIREWRLANVARCLAARERLPCTTRVLDSGAHTSDELAAMVLDGIDGRT; from the coding sequence ATGATAATCTGGATCAACGGACCTTTCGGCGCCGGAAAGACGACGCTCGCTAAGCGGCTGCGCGATCGGCGTTCCAAATCGCTGATCTTTGACCCCGAGGAAATCGGGTTCGTGGTGAAAGAAACGGTCCCCATGCCAGCGAGCGGAGACTATCAGGATCTCCCCTTGTGGAGGGGACTTACGATCGCGGCGGTCAGGGAGATTCGAAGGAATTACTCGCAGGACATCATCATCCCAATGACGCTCGTGCACCCGGACTATCTGACTGAGATACTCGACGGGGTAAGGCGGATCGACGATCAGCTGCTGCACATCTTTCTGACGCTCAACGAGGACCTATTGCGTCACCGGATCGCGAACCAGACCATGCATCCTGACCCGAATCGAAATGCGGAGATTCGAGAGTGGCGATTAGCGAATGTCGCCCGATGCTTGGCCGCAAGGGAACGGCTTCCATGCACAACCCGTGTTCTCGATAGTGGTGCACACACCAGCGATGAACTCGCAGCGATGGTGCTCGACGGAATCGATGGGCGCACCTGA
- the aac(3)-IId gene encoding aminoglycoside N-acetyltransferase AAC(3)-IId, whose translation MHTRKAITEALQKLGVQTGDLLMVHASLKAIGPVEGGAETVVAALRSAVGPTGTVMGYASWDRSPYEETLNGARLDDEARRTWLPFDPATAGTYRGFGLLNQFLVQAPGARRSAHPDASMVAVGPLAETLTEPHELGHALGEGSPVERFVRLGGKALLLGAPLNSVTALHYAEAVADIPNKRWVTYEMPMLGRDGEVAWKTASDYDSNGILDCFAIEGKPDAVETIANAYVKLGRHREGVVGFAQCYLFDAQDIVTFGVTYLEKHFGTTPIVPPHEAVERSCEPSG comes from the coding sequence ATGCATACGCGGAAGGCAATAACGGAGGCGCTTCAAAAACTCGGAGTCCAAACCGGTGACCTCTTGATGGTGCATGCCTCACTTAAAGCGATTGGTCCGGTCGAAGGAGGAGCGGAGACGGTCGTTGCCGCGTTACGCTCCGCGGTTGGGCCGACTGGCACTGTGATGGGATACGCGTCGTGGGACCGATCACCCTACGAGGAGACTCTGAATGGCGCTCGGCTGGATGACGAAGCCCGCCGTACCTGGCTGCCGTTCGATCCCGCAACAGCCGGGACTTACCGTGGGTTCGGCCTGCTGAATCAATTTCTGGTTCAAGCCCCCGGCGCGCGGCGCAGCGCGCACCCCGATGCATCGATGGTCGCGGTTGGTCCGCTGGCTGAAACGCTGACGGAGCCTCACGAACTCGGTCACGCCTTGGGGGAAGGATCGCCCGTCGAGCGGTTCGTTCGCCTTGGCGGGAAGGCCCTGCTGTTGGGTGCGCCGCTAAACTCCGTTACCGCATTGCACTACGCCGAGGCGGTTGCCGATATCCCCAACAAACGGTGGGTGACGTATGAGATGCCGATGCTTGGAAGAGACGGTGAAGTCGCCTGGAAAACGGCATCGGATTACGATTCAAACGGCATTCTCGATTGCTTTGCTATCGAAGGAAAGCCGGATGCGGTTGAAACTATAGCAAATGCTTACGTGAAGCTCGGTCGCCATCGAGAAGGTGTCGTGGGCTTTGCTCAGTGCTACCTGTTCGACGCGCAGGACATCGTGACGTTCGGCGTCACCTATCTTGAGAAGCATTTCGGAACCACTCCGATCGTGCCTCCGCACGAGGCCGTCGAGCGCTCTTGCGAGCCTTCAGGTTAG
- a CDS encoding TrbM/KikA/MpfK family conjugal transfer protein — translation MKKLLIPLIAAGSLLYLPASHAEDPCKVIMCMAGKLTGDSGGSECNSAEAAFFNIVKKNKHGFLPNHTKDARKAFLNECPDNGEGGSNQSMISQIISKYGKVRL, via the coding sequence ATGAAGAAACTCTTAATACCTCTGATAGCAGCTGGTAGTCTGCTTTATCTTCCTGCCAGCCATGCTGAAGATCCCTGCAAAGTTATTATGTGCATGGCGGGCAAGCTCACCGGCGATAGCGGCGGAAGCGAGTGTAACAGTGCTGAAGCTGCTTTCTTCAATATCGTTAAAAAGAACAAGCACGGCTTTTTACCCAACCACACGAAGGATGCTAGGAAGGCTTTTCTTAATGAATGCCCGGATAATGGCGAAGGTGGAAGTAACCAGTCGATGATAAGCCAGATCATAAGTAAATACGGGAAAGTTCGCTTATAG
- a CDS encoding IS6-like element IS26 family transposase, with amino-acid sequence MNPFKGRHFQRDIILWAVRWYCKYGISYRELQEMLAERGVNVDHSTIYRWVQRYAPEMEKRLRWYWRNPSDLCPWHMDETYVKVNGRWAYLYRAVDSRGRTVDFYLSSRRNSKAAYRFLGKILNNVKKWQIPRFINTDKAPAYGRALALLKREGRCPSDVEHRQIKYRNNVIECDHGKLKRIINATLGFKSMKTAYATIKGIEVMRALRKGQASAFYYGDPLGEMRLVSRVFEM; translated from the coding sequence ATGAACCCATTCAAAGGCCGGCATTTTCAGCGTGACATCATTCTGTGGGCCGTACGCTGGTACTGCAAATACGGCATCAGTTACCGTGAGCTGCAGGAGATGCTGGCTGAACGCGGAGTGAATGTCGATCACTCCACGATTTACCGCTGGGTTCAGCGTTATGCGCCTGAAATGGAAAAACGGCTGCGCTGGTACTGGCGTAACCCTTCCGATCTTTGCCCGTGGCACATGGATGAAACCTACGTGAAGGTCAATGGCCGCTGGGCGTATCTGTACCGGGCCGTCGACAGCCGGGGCCGCACTGTCGATTTTTATCTCTCCTCCCGTCGTAACAGCAAAGCTGCATACCGGTTTCTGGGTAAAATCCTCAACAACGTGAAGAAGTGGCAGATCCCACGATTCATCAACACGGATAAAGCGCCCGCCTATGGTCGCGCGCTTGCTCTGCTCAAACGCGAAGGCCGGTGCCCGTCTGACGTTGAACACCGACAGATTAAGTACCGGAACAACGTGATTGAATGCGATCATGGCAAACTGAAACGGATAATCAACGCCACGCTGGGATTTAAATCCATGAAGACGGCTTACGCCACCATCAAAGGTATTGAGGTGATGCGTGCACTACGCAAAGGCCAGGCCTCAGCATTTTATTATGGTGATCCCCTGGGCGAAATGCGCCTGGTAAGCAGAGTTTTTGAAATGTAA
- the lnu(F) gene encoding lincosamide nucleotidyltransferase Lnu(F), protein MLQLKMIELFKEGCHEDARIIAALMFGSFAIGEGDEFSDIEFAVFIQDDHFENFDQRSWLNAVSPVAAYFPDDFGHHTALFENGIRGEFHFMRKSDIPVISTWQGYGWFPSLEAAVLLDRSGELSRYASALVGGPPIREGAPLVEGLVLNLISLMLFGANLLNRGEYARAWALLSKAHENLLKLVRLHEGATDHWPTPSRALEKDISEDSYNRYLACTSSAEPRALCAAYHQTWTWSLELFKSVTEPLNIELPRTVIAQAKRLLNESATPHNK, encoded by the coding sequence ATGCTTCAACTGAAAATGATCGAACTCTTCAAGGAAGGTTGTCATGAGGATGCACGAATAATCGCGGCATTGATGTTCGGCTCATTTGCTATCGGAGAGGGTGACGAGTTCTCTGATATCGAATTCGCAGTGTTCATCCAGGATGACCATTTTGAAAATTTCGATCAGCGCTCGTGGCTTAATGCCGTAAGTCCGGTTGCTGCTTACTTTCCGGACGACTTCGGCCACCACACCGCACTTTTTGAAAACGGCATTCGCGGTGAATTCCATTTCATGCGAAAATCGGACATACCGGTCATTTCCACTTGGCAAGGCTATGGGTGGTTTCCCTCGCTTGAGGCGGCTGTTTTGTTGGACCGATCAGGAGAGTTGTCAAGGTACGCAAGCGCTCTCGTGGGCGGTCCCCCGATACGTGAAGGCGCGCCGCTGGTGGAAGGGCTTGTGTTGAACCTCATCAGCCTGATGCTCTTTGGGGCCAATCTTTTAAATCGGGGAGAGTACGCTCGCGCCTGGGCTTTGCTCAGCAAAGCACATGAAAACCTACTCAAGCTGGTTCGACTCCACGAAGGGGCAACAGACCACTGGCCGACACCTTCACGCGCGCTCGAAAAGGATATCTCGGAGGACTCGTATAATCGCTATCTGGCATGCACAAGCAGTGCAGAACCAAGAGCACTATGTGCAGCCTATCATCAAACGTGGACGTGGAGTCTCGAATTGTTCAAGAGCGTGACAGAACCTCTGAATATCGAGCTTCCGAGAACTGTAATTGCGCAGGCAAAAAGGTTGCTCAATGAGTCTGCGACGCCGCACAACAAGTAA
- a CDS encoding restriction endonuclease has product MIPFPTTENLILWACSAIVLLAVVFFRRSVRHRRHKRKQQSARRVLERIKTLPGFPQKINYLRKIDPFVFEELLLEGFEAHGFRTIRNKRYTGDGGIDGQVIIGKYRYLIQAKRYRGHIALQHVQEFEKLLKRHNCRGLFCHTGKTGAGSKSVSIASERMEIISGQRLIDLLTPGSSFTIATAPQTMMKRTAATLETSTIVKDAGKENRYHES; this is encoded by the coding sequence ATGATCCCCTTCCCCACTACAGAAAACCTTATTCTATGGGCTTGCAGCGCCATCGTACTGCTTGCCGTTGTATTCTTCCGGCGTTCAGTACGGCACAGGCGACACAAAAGGAAGCAGCAAAGTGCGCGGCGGGTGCTGGAGCGCATAAAGACGTTGCCGGGCTTCCCACAAAAAATTAACTACCTGAGAAAAATTGATCCTTTTGTGTTTGAAGAACTGTTGCTGGAAGGATTTGAAGCGCATGGCTTCAGAACCATCAGAAACAAACGCTATACCGGCGATGGAGGCATTGACGGCCAGGTAATAATAGGAAAATATCGCTATCTTATTCAGGCTAAACGCTATCGCGGCCATATTGCTTTACAGCACGTACAGGAGTTCGAGAAGTTGCTTAAACGTCATAACTGTCGCGGTCTGTTTTGCCATACCGGGAAAACCGGCGCAGGTTCAAAATCTGTCAGTATTGCCAGTGAACGGATGGAGATTATCAGCGGCCAGCGCCTGATAGATTTGCTCACGCCCGGTAGCTCCTTCACTATCGCAACCGCCCCGCAGACGATGATGAAGCGTACCGCAGCAACGCTAGAAACGAGCACCATTGTTAAAGATGCCGGTAAAGAAAATCGATACCATGAGAGTTAA